A region of Micromonospora chokoriensis DNA encodes the following proteins:
- a CDS encoding NAD-dependent epimerase/dehydratase family protein, with protein sequence MRIVVVGASGNVGTALLRRLRRERGVELAGVVRRLPGPDAGEPYDQVEWHSCDIGAPGAVGQLSEVFAGADVVVHLAWQIQPSHDQRVLRRTNVDGSRAVVDAVVRAGVPALVYASSVGVYAPGPKDHPISERWPATGVSGSSYSEHKAEVEALLDEVEREHPTLRVVRMRPGLIFQRAAGVEITRYFLGPLAPVRLLRFGRIPLVPTNRRLRMQAVHADDVADAYTRAVVGDARGAFNVAADPVLTPELVARHFHGWTVPVAAPVLRAAAALSWRARLQPVDAGWVELGLNAPLMSSERAETELGWHPTIDALAALKELFAGMADGDHTGSPPMSGAPNLPGRPAALLHARPPQAKETPTDPPHPPQPQLVDQELSVRNRRPDDRNLLITCAGAMSAAAQAGIGSGELGAGDSGVPGAQEEDAGEASGLELATGVAAQG encoded by the coding sequence ATGCGGATCGTGGTGGTGGGGGCCAGCGGCAACGTCGGTACGGCGTTGCTGCGGCGGCTGCGCCGGGAGCGGGGCGTGGAGTTGGCCGGGGTCGTCCGTCGGTTGCCCGGCCCGGATGCCGGCGAGCCGTACGACCAGGTGGAGTGGCACTCCTGCGACATCGGCGCGCCGGGCGCGGTGGGGCAGCTTTCCGAGGTGTTCGCGGGTGCGGACGTGGTGGTGCACCTGGCCTGGCAGATCCAGCCCAGCCATGACCAGCGGGTGCTGCGCCGGACCAACGTCGACGGCAGCCGGGCGGTGGTCGACGCGGTGGTTCGGGCCGGGGTGCCGGCTCTGGTGTACGCCTCGTCGGTCGGGGTCTACGCGCCCGGTCCGAAGGACCACCCGATCAGCGAGCGGTGGCCGGCCACCGGTGTGTCCGGCTCGTCGTACAGCGAGCACAAGGCGGAGGTGGAGGCGCTGCTGGACGAGGTCGAGCGGGAGCACCCGACGCTGCGGGTGGTGCGGATGCGACCCGGGTTGATCTTCCAGCGGGCCGCCGGCGTGGAGATCACCCGCTACTTCCTCGGTCCGCTGGCGCCGGTGCGGCTGTTGCGCTTCGGTCGGATTCCGCTGGTGCCGACGAACCGCCGGTTGCGGATGCAGGCGGTGCACGCCGACGACGTGGCTGACGCGTACACCCGGGCGGTGGTGGGTGATGCGCGCGGCGCTTTCAACGTCGCCGCGGACCCGGTGCTGACTCCGGAGCTGGTGGCCCGGCACTTCCACGGTTGGACGGTGCCGGTCGCCGCGCCGGTGCTGCGGGCGGCGGCGGCGCTGAGCTGGCGGGCGCGGCTGCAACCGGTGGACGCGGGCTGGGTGGAGCTGGGTCTGAACGCCCCGCTGATGTCCAGCGAGCGCGCCGAGACCGAACTGGGCTGGCACCCCACTATCGACGCGTTGGCGGCTCTCAAGGAACTCTTCGCCGGGATGGCCGACGGCGACCACACGGGGAGCCCGCCGATGTCCGGCGCACCGAACCTGCCCGGTCGCCCAGCCGCCCTCCTCCACGCTCGCCCCCCCCAGGCGAAGGAAACCCCTACTGACCCACCCCACCCGCCCCAGCCTCAGCTCGTTGATCAAGAGCTTTCGGTCAGAAACCGCCGCCCCGATGACCGAAACCTCTTGATCACCTGCGCCGGGGCGATGAGTGCGGCGGCGCAGGCGGGGATTGGGTCAGGAGAGCTTGGAGCCGGTGACAGTGGGGTTCCGGGCGCCCAGGAAGAAGATGCCGGGGAAGCCTCGGGTCTCGAACTTGCCACTGGGGTTGCGGCGCAGGGTTGA
- a CDS encoding NADAR family protein → MPETESLPYNLPALQALVADGGRPKYLFFWGHQPQPDGSIGSGCLSQWWPAPFTVDGVRYPTAEHYMMVGKARLFGDEAIAAQMVTASHPNAVKALGRQVRDFDQAVWDAHRFDLVVAGNVAKFSQHPDLAWYLSRTANRVLVEASPLDRVWGIGLAATDPRAEDPARWRGPNLLGFALMRTRAHLDTR, encoded by the coding sequence GTGCCTGAGACGGAATCCCTGCCGTACAACCTGCCCGCACTGCAGGCGCTGGTCGCCGATGGTGGACGTCCCAAGTACCTGTTCTTCTGGGGCCACCAGCCCCAACCCGACGGCAGCATCGGCTCGGGGTGCCTGAGCCAGTGGTGGCCGGCCCCGTTCACAGTGGACGGCGTCCGTTACCCGACCGCAGAGCACTACATGATGGTCGGCAAGGCTCGTCTGTTCGGTGACGAGGCGATTGCCGCGCAGATGGTGACGGCGTCGCACCCGAACGCGGTCAAGGCCCTGGGTCGGCAGGTACGCGACTTCGATCAGGCCGTCTGGGATGCGCACCGCTTCGACCTCGTCGTCGCCGGCAACGTGGCGAAGTTCAGCCAGCACCCCGACCTCGCGTGGTACCTGTCCCGCACGGCCAACCGGGTCCTGGTCGAAGCCAGCCCGCTGGATCGCGTCTGGGGCATCGGACTGGCGGCCACGGATCCGCGTGCCGAGGACCCGGCCCGGTGGCGCGGCCCGAACCTTCTCGGGTTCGCGCTGATGCGCACCCGCGCGCACCTCGACACCCGCTGA
- a CDS encoding IclR family transcriptional regulator — protein sequence MPRVVPAVNRALDVLELFVDCPELSARQVMERLDLPRTTVHELLVTLEARSYLISVPGQPVRYRLGMPLFQLGAAFAGRLDLVREAQCVARDVAAACDEAVHVAVLDGADVIYLVKFDSTHPVRMVSAVGRRLPAHCTAVGKILLSDLDPAGLDAVLTNGALPGMTPASITDPERLRAHLARVRADSVAVDIGESDTAMRCVAAAIRDHSGATIAAMSLSAPIIRWTAQAYRDWTELVREGAATLSTRMGYRAVPR from the coding sequence ATGCCCCGTGTGGTACCGGCGGTCAACCGCGCACTCGACGTCCTCGAACTGTTCGTGGACTGCCCCGAACTGTCGGCCCGCCAGGTGATGGAGCGGCTCGACCTGCCCCGCACCACAGTCCACGAGCTGCTCGTCACGCTTGAGGCTCGCTCGTACCTGATCTCGGTGCCGGGCCAGCCGGTGCGTTATCGGCTGGGCATGCCGCTGTTCCAGCTCGGCGCGGCGTTCGCCGGCCGGCTTGATCTGGTCCGTGAGGCACAGTGCGTCGCGCGGGACGTGGCCGCAGCGTGCGACGAGGCGGTCCACGTGGCGGTGCTCGACGGTGCGGATGTCATCTACCTCGTCAAGTTCGACAGCACGCACCCGGTTCGGATGGTCTCGGCGGTCGGACGGCGGCTGCCGGCGCACTGCACGGCGGTCGGCAAGATCCTGTTGTCCGACCTCGATCCGGCCGGCCTGGACGCCGTCCTGACCAACGGTGCCCTGCCCGGGATGACGCCGGCCAGCATCACCGACCCGGAGCGCCTGCGCGCGCATCTCGCGCGGGTGCGGGCGGACAGCGTCGCCGTGGACATCGGGGAGTCCGACACGGCCATGCGGTGCGTCGCCGCGGCGATCCGAGACCACTCCGGTGCGACCATCGCCGCGATGAGTCTGTCCGCGCCGATCATCCGCTGGACGGCCCAGGCGTACCGGGATTGGACCGAGCTGGTCCGCGAGGGTGCGGCCACGTTGTCCACCCGCATGGGCTACCGGGCCGTGCCCCGATAG
- a CDS encoding extracellular solute-binding protein gives MGNNPAWSRRGFLGMGVGVLGAAGLAACGGESDSPPKVQPEVPQELIDAAAAVKGSSMGMLSQKLYSTAANEALDSSIKKFADTTGTKIENSLVQADAGDVVAKIHAEVEGGVARDLAFMTDSRFVAQFQALGDLEDVTDVVQALTAKYGEPCAEAKNFCVFDGKWYAIPYHFIGIGSFLRKDWMQEKGITPKDIYSWEELRDVCLEISDPAKRRFGWGMTVNRSGDGNGMIEALINAYGGSIASNDGRKVTFNSPETVQAVTFLGDIYTNEKYKRMLPPGIASWTDTSNNENWLAGILGYTRNQFSVYADSRTKKNPVHANTHVFSDCIGPATNNPLLLGQSQGFVVFKGAKNPTLAKLLAQYLVSAPALLGVAKEAPGLVMPAWEKVWDADPFFTSGDPAFPMLRKITELKLPLNTKNGLAFPQKASAGQQAVGSAYVLTDMMQQVVQGTAPAQAVTTAHTKMVQIFNQQGLPQ, from the coding sequence ATGGGAAACAACCCAGCCTGGTCACGACGCGGCTTTCTGGGGATGGGGGTGGGGGTACTCGGCGCAGCCGGCCTGGCCGCCTGTGGTGGCGAGTCCGACTCGCCTCCCAAGGTGCAGCCGGAGGTTCCGCAGGAGCTGATCGACGCCGCGGCGGCGGTGAAGGGCTCCTCGATGGGGATGCTGTCGCAGAAGCTGTACTCGACGGCGGCGAACGAAGCCCTCGACAGCTCGATCAAGAAGTTCGCCGACACCACCGGGACGAAGATCGAGAACAGCCTGGTCCAGGCCGACGCCGGTGACGTCGTGGCCAAGATCCATGCAGAGGTCGAGGGCGGTGTCGCTCGGGACCTCGCGTTCATGACCGACTCACGCTTCGTCGCCCAGTTCCAGGCGCTGGGCGACCTGGAGGACGTGACGGACGTCGTCCAGGCACTGACGGCCAAGTACGGCGAACCCTGCGCCGAGGCCAAGAACTTCTGCGTCTTCGACGGCAAGTGGTACGCGATCCCGTACCACTTCATCGGGATCGGTTCGTTCCTGCGTAAGGACTGGATGCAGGAGAAGGGCATCACCCCGAAGGACATCTACAGCTGGGAGGAGCTGCGGGACGTCTGCCTGGAGATCTCCGATCCGGCCAAGCGTCGGTTCGGCTGGGGCATGACGGTGAACCGATCCGGTGACGGCAACGGCATGATCGAGGCACTGATCAACGCGTACGGCGGATCGATCGCGTCCAACGACGGCCGCAAGGTCACCTTCAACTCCCCCGAGACGGTGCAGGCCGTCACCTTCCTGGGCGACATCTACACCAACGAGAAGTACAAGCGGATGCTGCCGCCGGGGATCGCGAGCTGGACCGACACCAGCAACAACGAGAACTGGCTCGCCGGGATCCTCGGTTACACCCGCAACCAGTTCAGCGTCTACGCGGACTCCCGGACCAAGAAGAACCCGGTGCACGCGAACACCCACGTGTTCTCCGACTGCATCGGACCGGCCACCAACAACCCCCTGCTGCTCGGCCAGTCGCAGGGCTTCGTCGTCTTCAAGGGCGCCAAGAACCCCACGCTCGCCAAACTCCTGGCGCAGTACCTGGTCAGCGCGCCCGCGCTGCTCGGCGTCGCGAAGGAGGCCCCCGGCCTGGTCATGCCCGCCTGGGAGAAGGTCTGGGACGCCGACCCGTTCTTCACCAGCGGCGACCCGGCCTTCCCGATGCTGCGCAAGATCACTGAACTGAAGCTGCCGTTGAACACGAAGAACGGCCTCGCCTTCCCGCAGAAGGCCAGCGCCGGACAGCAGGCCGTCGGCTCGGCCTACGTCCTCACCGACATGATGCAGCAGGTCGTGCAGGGCACCGCGCCGGCGCAGGCCGTGACGACCGCCCACACGAAGATGGTGCAGATCTTCAACCAGCAGGGGCTGCCGCAGTGA
- a CDS encoding ABC transporter permease, which produces MTQRRLGRDWRLATLFLAPMALLVGVLVLVPIARSILTSTTERHGQDTVFVGLDNYLALIGDDQFHTGVVNSFVFTAYAEIFKVVLGLSAALLLHHRRRGRALLTGLLLVPWVVPTVVTAFSWRSLLDPIFGSVNTLLTATGIGPLLASVHLVDSWPAGWLSDPELAMPSVILVNVWKGVPFFTVCFLAGLKAIPADLYEAATIDGASSVQRFMNVTLPGLRHVLTVTVTLSSIWTFNNFDLVWLLTQGGPGDVTAPYVLIAYSKAILQLQYGAGAAVTLVMLPVIGGLVFFLVRLLRQDSTIRLPRRRQAAWRIGARRWAGAVRKALPWVVTAVVTGLLFWASPEIFWKAAVVLGVILLIAVAVGRVVSTLQTRGGRRSSSAVSGLGSWVALAGLLFFVLGPLYWIAVTAFKSEGQVVMRTDDLWPTPWTLEQFSALFANQPFGRWYLNTLLVSAASTAVALICAALAGYALARLRFRGAQGFTVTVLLTYVMPGALLFIPLYQMLIGARLTDSLWSLVVTYPTFTLPFATWLLVGYFSSIPIELEEAALVDGCTRLQAFGRVVLPLAKPGLLAVALFTLTNAWNEFLFAFVFITKDEYKTLPVGMQSMIAGDVVPQGQLAAASLLVSIPVVIMYALGQRFLTEGLTAGAVKG; this is translated from the coding sequence GTGACGCAGCGGCGGCTGGGTCGGGACTGGCGGCTGGCGACACTGTTCCTGGCACCGATGGCCCTGCTGGTCGGCGTGCTCGTCCTCGTGCCGATCGCCAGGTCGATCCTCACCAGCACCACCGAACGGCACGGGCAGGACACCGTGTTCGTCGGTCTGGACAACTACCTCGCGCTCATCGGTGACGACCAGTTCCACACCGGCGTGGTGAACTCGTTCGTCTTCACCGCGTACGCCGAGATCTTCAAGGTCGTGCTGGGTCTGTCCGCGGCCCTGCTGCTGCATCATCGCCGTCGCGGGCGGGCCCTGCTGACCGGGCTGCTGCTGGTGCCGTGGGTGGTGCCGACGGTGGTGACGGCGTTCAGCTGGCGCTCGCTGCTGGACCCGATCTTCGGCAGCGTCAACACGCTGCTCACCGCGACCGGAATCGGGCCGTTGCTGGCCAGCGTGCACCTGGTCGACAGCTGGCCGGCGGGTTGGCTGTCCGACCCGGAGCTGGCCATGCCGTCGGTGATCCTCGTGAACGTCTGGAAGGGGGTGCCGTTCTTCACCGTGTGCTTCCTGGCGGGGTTGAAGGCCATCCCGGCGGACCTCTACGAGGCGGCGACCATCGACGGCGCGTCGTCGGTGCAGCGGTTCATGAACGTGACGCTGCCCGGGTTGCGTCACGTTCTCACCGTGACGGTGACCCTGTCGTCGATCTGGACGTTCAACAACTTCGACCTCGTCTGGCTGCTGACGCAGGGCGGCCCGGGCGACGTGACAGCACCGTACGTGCTGATCGCGTACTCGAAGGCGATCCTGCAGTTGCAGTACGGCGCGGGCGCGGCGGTCACGCTCGTCATGCTGCCGGTCATCGGCGGGCTGGTGTTCTTCCTGGTCCGGTTGTTGCGCCAGGACAGCACCATCAGGCTGCCCCGGCGACGCCAGGCGGCGTGGCGGATCGGGGCGCGGCGGTGGGCCGGGGCGGTGCGGAAGGCGCTGCCGTGGGTCGTCACCGCGGTGGTCACCGGTCTGCTCTTCTGGGCGTCGCCGGAGATCTTCTGGAAGGCGGCGGTGGTCCTCGGGGTGATCCTGCTGATCGCGGTGGCGGTCGGCCGGGTGGTCTCGACCCTCCAGACCCGGGGCGGTCGACGGTCGTCGTCAGCGGTGTCGGGTCTGGGGTCCTGGGTGGCGCTGGCCGGGTTGCTCTTCTTCGTGCTGGGCCCCCTGTACTGGATCGCCGTCACCGCCTTCAAGTCCGAGGGCCAGGTCGTCATGCGCACCGACGACCTGTGGCCGACGCCGTGGACCCTGGAACAGTTCAGTGCCCTGTTCGCCAACCAGCCGTTCGGCCGCTGGTATCTCAACACCCTGCTGGTGTCCGCGGCGTCCACCGCGGTGGCGCTGATCTGCGCCGCCCTGGCGGGCTATGCGCTGGCCCGGCTGCGGTTCCGCGGGGCGCAGGGGTTCACCGTCACGGTGCTGCTCACCTACGTGATGCCGGGCGCGCTGCTGTTCATCCCGCTGTACCAGATGCTCATCGGCGCACGGCTCACCGACTCGTTGTGGTCCCTGGTGGTGACGTACCCGACCTTCACGCTGCCGTTCGCCACCTGGCTGCTGGTCGGCTACTTCTCGTCGATCCCCATCGAGCTGGAGGAGGCCGCGCTCGTCGACGGCTGCACCCGCCTCCAGGCGTTCGGTCGGGTGGTGCTGCCGCTCGCCAAGCCCGGGCTGCTGGCGGTCGCGCTCTTCACCCTGACCAATGCCTGGAACGAGTTCCTGTTCGCCTTCGTGTTCATCACGAAGGACGAGTACAAGACGCTCCCCGTCGGCATGCAGTCGATGATCGCCGGAGACGTCGTACCCCAGGGACAGCTCGCCGCGGCGTCGCTGCTCGTCAGCATCCCCGTGGTGATCATGTACGCCCTCGGGCAGCGCTTCCTGACCGAAGGTCTCACCGCGGGAGCCGTGAAGGGATGA
- a CDS encoding dihydrofolate reductase family protein — protein MRKLVYYVAVTLDGFIAGPDGADPTGPDGFWPIPDDYLHHLVAEYPETLPGPARQSLGITDAGSRFDTVLEGRHSYEVGLRAGVTDAYPHLRHLVFSRTLGQSPDPAVEVVAGDPIATVRELKRHDGKDIWVIGGGALAGALYPEIDQLVVKLAPLTIGAGIPLFGRDAVFAPRTWRLTEHTVLDSGSLFLTYTRAQTGTESA, from the coding sequence GTGCGCAAGCTCGTCTACTACGTCGCCGTCACCCTGGACGGATTCATCGCCGGTCCCGACGGCGCCGACCCCACCGGTCCGGACGGCTTCTGGCCCATCCCGGACGACTACCTTCACCACCTTGTCGCCGAGTACCCGGAGACCCTGCCGGGTCCGGCCCGACAGTCGTTGGGCATCACCGACGCGGGCAGCCGGTTCGACACCGTCCTGGAAGGCCGCCACTCCTACGAGGTGGGGCTGAGAGCCGGTGTCACCGACGCGTACCCGCACCTGCGCCACCTGGTGTTCTCCCGCACGCTGGGTCAAAGCCCGGACCCGGCCGTCGAGGTCGTGGCCGGGGACCCCATTGCCACGGTACGAGAGCTGAAGCGCCACGACGGCAAGGACATCTGGGTGATCGGCGGTGGCGCCCTGGCCGGTGCCCTCTACCCGGAGATCGACCAGTTGGTCGTCAAGCTCGCCCCGCTGACGATCGGCGCGGGCATTCCGCTGTTCGGCCGCGATGCCGTCTTCGCACCCCGCACCTGGCGCCTGACCGAGCACACGGTCCTGGACAGCGGCTCCCTCTTCCTCACCTACACCCGGGCACAGACCGGCACCGAGAGCGCCTGA
- a CDS encoding low temperature requirement protein A gives MASRGDRLLRGRDSPLSASFLELFFDLAFVLALSQLAEHLLHDLTVAGALRTALLLTGIWWIWVPTTWFADWYDPESPAVRWLLVASALGALLVGVAIPQALDGRGLLFAGAYVSVHIARGLVTTFALRGHPRQNRTVRILCWFSVSAVPWLAGGLLPDWRVPLWLLALVLDLTGPRLGWPTPLMGRTRQQELHLAGEHFAERYQQIMIIALGELVLVAGLSYAGTDLHLRQTAAFLLVFATAVLIGLLYVTPAGQRLGPAIERADPSRLGVVTGYVHLVMIAGLVVTAVGAELSIAHPSRTGDLTAVVVILGGPTLFLVGRILFSVAIHRRLSWPRVAALFVLAAATGLLRLPLLAVSAVATVVVLVVVVLDHAGLFSYRRRTGG, from the coding sequence ATGGCGAGCCGAGGTGACCGGCTGCTGCGGGGCAGAGACTCGCCACTGAGCGCCTCGTTCCTGGAGCTCTTCTTCGACCTGGCGTTCGTGCTCGCTCTCAGCCAGTTGGCCGAGCATCTGCTGCACGACCTCACCGTGGCCGGCGCGCTGCGGACCGCACTGCTGCTGACCGGCATCTGGTGGATCTGGGTGCCCACGACCTGGTTCGCCGACTGGTATGACCCGGAGAGTCCAGCGGTGCGGTGGTTGCTGGTCGCGTCGGCGCTGGGCGCCCTGCTGGTCGGGGTGGCGATACCGCAGGCGTTGGACGGGAGGGGTCTGCTCTTCGCCGGTGCGTACGTCTCGGTACACATCGCCCGGGGCCTGGTCACCACCTTCGCGTTACGCGGTCATCCGAGGCAGAACCGGACGGTGCGGATCCTCTGCTGGTTCAGCGTCTCCGCCGTACCGTGGCTGGCCGGCGGGCTCCTGCCGGACTGGCGGGTGCCGCTCTGGCTGCTCGCCCTCGTCCTGGATCTCACCGGCCCTCGACTGGGCTGGCCCACGCCGCTGATGGGCCGGACCCGCCAACAGGAGTTGCACCTCGCGGGTGAGCACTTCGCCGAGCGGTACCAACAAATCATGATCATCGCGCTCGGTGAACTGGTACTGGTCGCCGGCCTCTCGTACGCCGGCACCGACCTCCACCTCCGGCAGACCGCCGCCTTCCTGCTGGTCTTCGCCACCGCTGTGTTGATCGGTCTGCTCTACGTCACACCCGCCGGCCAACGGCTCGGCCCGGCCATCGAACGCGCCGACCCGTCCCGGCTCGGCGTCGTCACCGGATACGTGCACCTGGTGATGATCGCCGGGCTGGTCGTCACCGCCGTCGGTGCCGAGTTGAGCATCGCCCACCCCTCGCGGACCGGTGACCTGACAGCTGTCGTCGTCATCCTGGGCGGTCCGACGCTGTTCCTCGTCGGGCGGATCCTCTTCTCGGTGGCGATCCACCGACGGCTGTCCTGGCCACGGGTCGCGGCCCTGTTCGTGTTGGCGGCTGCCACGGGGCTCCTGCGGCTGCCGCTGCTCGCGGTCAGCGCGGTCGCCACGGTGGTGGTGCTCGTGGTGGTCGTCCTGGACCACGCCGGGCTCTTCTCGTACCGCCGGAGGACCGGCGGGTAG
- a CDS encoding glycoside hydrolase family 65 protein, which translates to MHTSSATDQPPPAAGTGDDETWRIRRTADDLDRLGETESIFALGNGWVGWRGVLDEGAPCGMPGSYVNGLHERRELSYPEEGYAFPQESDTVISAPNAALIRLWVDDEPLDIRTGTLRSHERVLDLRTGVLRRDTEWISPAGRGVRIRSTRLVSLPRRPVAAVRYEVEALDAPVELRVCSDLLANEKVPERSDDPRAASVPTDPLTAESYDANGLDGVLVHRTERSGQRVAVAVSHLVDGPDTVTTTGDCIPDRIRLTVTGRLHPGERLRLTKFAAYEWAAVDGVPADELAALVSAEADAARADGFDALLADQRAALDAAWQVADVRLDGDQELQQAVRFAMFHLIQAGRPDSDRTISAKGLTGNGYDGHVLWDTETYVLPVLTYLAPAVARSALTWRHAHLPEARERARELRLTGATFPWRTIGGRECSGYWPAGTAALHVNADIADAVLRYLAATDDQRFLADAGLELLVETARLWHGFGHWSGDGDFHLHGVTGPDEYAALVDDNVFTNLMAKRNLRGAADAAERHPDLAGRLGVDHDEVAGWRAAADAMVVPYDGEREVHQQAAGFTEQPEWDFANTGEDDYPLLLHFPYLELYRKQVVKQADLVLAMQVCPGEFTAAEKARNLTYYEARTVRDSSLSAAPQAVLAAEVGHLDLAYDLFAESVLQDLADLGDKTADGLHLASLAGAWLALVQGFGGLRDDRGVLSFDPRLPRRIDRLAFSLRWRGHRLRVTLTPTEARYELPDAASDTEVEVWHHGESVRITGAEAVTVPMPQVPDPGPEPASPPGRRPTRRSAA; encoded by the coding sequence GTGCACACCAGTTCGGCCACCGACCAACCGCCGCCCGCCGCCGGGACGGGGGACGACGAGACGTGGCGCATCCGGCGTACGGCGGATGATCTGGACCGGCTCGGCGAGACCGAGTCGATCTTCGCGCTGGGCAACGGGTGGGTCGGATGGCGTGGTGTCCTCGACGAGGGCGCGCCGTGCGGGATGCCGGGCAGCTACGTCAACGGCCTGCACGAGCGTCGCGAGCTGAGCTACCCCGAGGAGGGGTACGCGTTCCCGCAGGAGAGTGACACGGTCATCAGCGCGCCGAACGCCGCGCTGATCCGGCTCTGGGTCGACGACGAGCCGCTGGACATCCGGACCGGGACGCTGCGCAGTCACGAACGGGTGCTCGACCTGCGTACCGGTGTGCTGCGCCGGGACACCGAGTGGATCTCCCCTGCCGGGAGGGGGGTGCGGATCCGCAGCACCAGGCTGGTGTCCCTGCCGCGCCGCCCGGTGGCCGCCGTCCGGTACGAGGTCGAGGCGCTGGACGCCCCCGTCGAGCTGCGGGTCTGCTCCGACCTGCTGGCCAACGAGAAGGTGCCGGAGCGCTCGGACGACCCCCGAGCGGCCTCGGTGCCCACCGACCCGCTGACCGCCGAGTCGTACGACGCGAACGGCCTCGACGGGGTGCTGGTCCACCGGACCGAGCGCAGCGGTCAGCGCGTGGCGGTCGCGGTCAGTCACCTGGTGGACGGGCCGGACACGGTCACCACCACCGGCGACTGCATTCCGGACCGAATCCGGCTGACCGTGACGGGTCGCCTGCATCCGGGGGAGCGGCTGCGGCTGACGAAGTTCGCCGCGTACGAGTGGGCGGCGGTCGACGGCGTACCCGCCGACGAGTTGGCTGCCCTGGTCTCCGCCGAGGCGGACGCGGCCCGTGCGGACGGTTTCGACGCTCTCCTCGCCGACCAGCGCGCCGCCCTGGACGCGGCCTGGCAGGTCGCCGACGTGCGGCTCGACGGCGACCAGGAGCTTCAGCAGGCGGTCCGGTTCGCGATGTTCCACCTGATCCAGGCCGGTCGGCCCGACTCGGACCGGACGATCTCGGCCAAGGGGTTGACCGGCAACGGCTACGACGGGCACGTCCTCTGGGACACCGAGACCTACGTCCTGCCGGTGCTCACCTACCTGGCCCCGGCGGTGGCCCGTTCGGCGCTGACCTGGCGGCACGCCCACCTGCCGGAGGCCCGGGAGCGGGCCCGCGAGCTGCGGCTGACCGGCGCCACCTTCCCGTGGCGCACCATCGGCGGCCGGGAGTGCTCCGGCTACTGGCCGGCCGGCACGGCCGCGCTGCACGTCAACGCCGACATCGCCGACGCGGTGCTGCGCTACCTGGCGGCCACCGACGACCAGCGCTTCCTCGCCGACGCGGGGTTGGAGTTGCTGGTGGAGACGGCCCGGCTCTGGCACGGGTTCGGCCACTGGTCGGGCGACGGCGACTTCCACCTGCACGGGGTGACCGGCCCGGACGAGTACGCCGCGCTGGTCGACGACAACGTCTTCACGAACCTGATGGCGAAGCGCAACCTGCGCGGCGCGGCGGACGCCGCCGAGCGTCACCCCGACCTGGCCGGCCGGCTCGGCGTGGACCACGACGAGGTGGCCGGCTGGCGGGCCGCCGCCGACGCGATGGTCGTCCCGTACGACGGCGAGCGCGAGGTGCACCAGCAGGCCGCCGGCTTCACCGAGCAACCCGAGTGGGACTTCGCGAACACCGGCGAGGACGACTATCCGCTGCTGCTGCACTTCCCGTACCTGGAGCTGTACCGCAAGCAGGTGGTGAAGCAGGCCGACCTGGTGCTCGCCATGCAGGTCTGCCCCGGCGAGTTCACCGCCGCCGAGAAGGCCCGCAACCTGACCTACTACGAGGCCCGCACGGTCCGCGACTCGTCGCTGTCGGCCGCGCCGCAGGCCGTCCTGGCCGCCGAGGTCGGGCACCTGGACCTGGCGTACGACCTGTTCGCCGAGTCGGTCCTTCAGGACCTGGCGGACCTGGGCGACAAGACTGCCGACGGGCTGCACCTGGCGTCGCTGGCCGGCGCGTGGCTGGCCCTCGTACAGGGCTTCGGTGGGCTGCGCGACGACCGCGGGGTGCTCTCCTTCGACCCGCGGCTGCCGCGCCGGATCGACCGGTTGGCGTTCAGCCTGCGGTGGCGCGGCCACCGGCTGCGGGTCACGCTGACGCCCACCGAGGCCCGCTACGAACTGCCCGACGCCGCCTCCGACACCGAGGTGGAGGTGTGGCACCACGGCGAGTCGGTCCGGATCACCGGCGCCGAGGCGGTCACCGTGCCGATGCCGCAGGTGCCCGACCCCGGGCCGGAACCAGCCTCCCCGCCCGGCCGTCGTCCCACCCGTCGCTCGGCCGCCTGA